A segment of the Candidatus Protochlamydia naegleriophila genome:
AGGGTAGTAGAAGAGGATAGTTAAGGAGTTTTATCATTTTTTGCATATACCATTTAGTTCTACGCTAGTTTTTTCCTTGCATTTTTAGATAATCCGGCTTAATAATTTAGGTTCTTGGTAATGTTTTTTCAGAAAAATCATGAAAACGCGCAAGATATTATCAAAAATTTGCAAACAATAAACTAGTTCGAGGTTTTACTATGTCGCAAGATGCGAAACAAGACTTTGGTAAGTGGAGGTCGTTTTTCTGGCCTGTACACGGCTACGAGCTTAAAAAACTTCTCCCGATGTTTTTTATGTTCTTCTGTATTTCTTTCAACTATACCATTTTGAGAGATACAAAAGACAGCTTGATCGTGACAGCTGCAGGTGCTGAAGCAATCCCATTCTTAAAGTCTTTTGGTGTTGTTCCGGCCGCTATTCTATTTATGATTGTCTATGCCAAGCTTAGTAACATGCTTAGCAGAGAAAATCTGTTTTATGTAACTTTGCTTCCTTTTATCATTTTCTTTGGCCTATTTGCATTTGTTATGTACCCAGCCAGAGAAGCTTTAATGCCTCAAGCATCAGCAGAAGCGTTGCGCGCGTATTTGCCAGGTGGTTGGAGCGGATTGGCTGCTGCTTACGAAAACTGGATGTATTCGATTTTCTACATTCTAGCCGAGCTTTGGGGTAGCGTTGTTTTATCATTGTTATTTTGGGGATTTGCTAACCAAATTACTCGTGTAACAGAAGCGAAGCGTTTCTATAGCCTTTTCGGCTTGGGTGCTAACTTAGCGCTCTTAGTTTCTGGTCCTGCTATCGTTTACGTATCTGACATTCGCAAGCACTTGCCAGCTAATGTTGATGCATGGCAAATTTCTCTTAACTACTTAATGGGAATGGTTGTTATTGCAGGTATTGCTATTTTAGCTATTTACTGGTGGATTAATCGCAATGTCTTGACTGATCCTCGCTTCTATGATGCAAATCAAACAACGACTAAGAAGAAAAAAGCTAAAATGTCATTGGGCGATAGCTTCAAGTTCCTCTTCACATCTAAGTACATCCTTTGCTTAGCGATTCTTGTTATTGCTTATGGTATCTCCATCAACCTTGTTGAGATTACATGGAAAAACCAAGTAAAACTACAGTATCCTAATCCAAACGACTATAGTACATTCATGGGTTGGTTCTCTACAATGACTGGTGCAGTAACAATCTTGATGATGTTGTTTGTTGGTGGTAACGTTATTCGTCGTAAAGGTTGGGGCTTCGCAGCTCTCATTACTCCAGTTGTCTTATTGGTTACTGGTATTGGCTTCTTCTCATTTGTTATCTTCAGAGATAGTTTACTTGGTTACATCGCAGCCATTGGATCAACACCGTTGTTCTTAGCCGTTATGTTTGGTGCTGCTCAAAATATCATGAGTAAGTCTGCTAAGTACTCTCTGTTTGACCCAACAAAAGAGATGGCCTACATTCCGTTAGATGAAGATTCTAAAGTAAAAGGTAAAGCTGCAGTTGACGTTGTCGGTGCTCGCTTAGGAAAATCTGGTGGATCGATTATTCAGATGACCTTGTTGGCATTTGGAACATTGGCAACGATTACACCTTATATCGGTGCAATCTTGATGGTGATTATCGCAATTTGGATCGTGGCAGCTCGCTCTTTGAGCAAGCAGTTCGCGAAGCTAACTGCTGAGCAAAACCAGCCAACTGATAAGTCAGACAAAACATCTGAGGCAACAGCTAGCTAAGGTTAGCCGTTTCAGAATGTGAAAGCTGAAAAAACCCTTCCTTTTAAAAGGAAGGGTTTTTTTTGTATCAATAACTTTAAAAATAAAATTATTATTTGAAAGGATTTGTTTTTCTCTTGCCTCCGAATTTTCTGCTTGATAAGTATAGCTTTTTTCAAATTTGATTTTATGTAGACAGAATGCATAATGATTTGTTATGCTTCTCCTTTTATCTAAGATGTTCCACGTTCATTTACAGTAAATTTCCTTTTACATTAGTGCGAAAATGCCCTCGTTGAGGTTCAGTTTCATCACTGTAACGGGAAGTTCACAATCATAGAAGGAAGCATGAAAATATGGAAAAACAGAAGCGTTGGCAATTCTATTTGATTGTTGCCGTGATGGCAATTACGCTTTACAACATTCTCCCTACTCTATTTTTTTACTCGAAACCTCTTCAATCTCCAATTGATGCGCCTCGTTCAGAGCAAGTTGCATCGGCGATTGTAGATCGAGTTAACACAGTTGAGGTAGATTCTAAGGAATGGTTGTATTCGTTTTGTCGCTTATTGGGAATCAAACCCACTTCGATCGACTTAGTCACTACGAACAGCGGATTGTTTCAGGTTTCATTTAAAAATGAACAAGATGCTGAGTTATTTAAGCGATTCTTGCCAAGGGCTGGAGCCTTAATCCCGTTTGTACCGGCTCAACTCGAGCTCAGTTCTGATGGAGCCAATCTTGACCCAACTCAAGTTCTTGTCCAGCGCAACATAGCGGTTCATCTTGACGCAAGTGATATGGATAAATTGTTTCAGTTTACCCCTAAGTATTCACAAGAGCATCAAGTCGCAGATCTGTATCGCGAAATTGTTGGCGATCGGGTTTCTCAAGTTGCTTTAGCAATTGGCGGGCCAAGCAAGGCAGCTTTGCAGATGTCGATGATTGTAAATCAGGGCGATGCAGATTCACGCTATGATGACGCTACTGTGGCCTTGGCTAAAGAGATTGTCGATATGGACAATATCTTGGGCAAGAACAACCCGATCACAAAGCGCTATTATGCAAGTTTTTCTCAACTTTCTCCAAAAGATGGCGAGGGGCTCACACAAAAGTTCATTGCCAAGATGGAAGCGTTAAGTAAAAAAGTTAAGGAGCGCCAAGTCACTCTTCAAGCCGATTCTACGTCAGAAGCCGTACAAACCTTAGCCGTTTTAAATAACCAAGCCCAAGCGCTTGACACAGCCGTTGCGATCATGCGTAAGAATGGGGCTGAATTCCAAAAAGGAAATGCACCTTTAACAGTTGAAAAAATTCAAAACTTGCTTGATAAGAGTGCATCCAATCAAGCCCAAGTGCTTGACTTAACAGGCTATCATCCTTTCGTTAAGGGTTTGACGATTGACTGGGAAAGCAGCCAATTGATGCTGAACCTTTATGACGATGTCTTGGCATTGCGTAATTTTGAAGGCAAAAGCGAGAAAGAAGCTTTTGTTAAAGAAAGAGTGAATCAGTACTTGATCAATGACATTGCTCGTATTGCTCGCCTCTCTGATGAAGTCTTTAAGCCTAGCGAAGACACCTTTGTAGTTGAATTGGACAATTTGACAAACAGCCAAAGCTATTTAACCCTTAACTTAGGCTATTTAGCTAATAAGCGTGCTCAGCAGGTCATGGATCAGCTCTTGCTTTCTTGGGTGCCAAGCCATACTGACCTCATTCGCGATGCTTATCCGATTCGTTCGTATGACACCTACAAAACACAAAAGTCTGAAGATCAAAAATTAGGCCTTGTCGTTTATGCTCCCGCTATGTATGGATCTTCTGCTCCAGCAGGCTTCCGTAATGGATCGATTTACGTCATTGCGAAAGGAATGGATGCAATTGTTCAAAAGTATCAGGAAGCTCCAGAGGCGGCCGAAAGCCAGGCATTAGCAGCGGACTTCAGCCAGCTAAATACAACTTTGCAGCAAATGGGCTTCATTGGCTATCCAGGGTCAGCTTTCAATTTGCCAAAAGAGTTTAGCAAAGATTACATTTTTGAACTCAACGACTATTACAGCACCCTTTTAAAAGCAACACGCGAAGATTTCCAAGTCAAGGGAAGTAAGCGCTTTGCTGTACTCGATTTCTCTGACGTTGAGCAGCGTTTGCTAACGATCAATAAAATCGATGATCGCATTCAAGAAGATCTTTTAAAATGGAAAGAGTCTTACAATGCAGCTCAAGTCGATTTAAACCTTACAAGCAAGTATACTGTTCCAGCTCCAACGAAGAACGTTTACTGG
Coding sequences within it:
- a CDS encoding NTP/NDP exchange transporter — its product is MSQDAKQDFGKWRSFFWPVHGYELKKLLPMFFMFFCISFNYTILRDTKDSLIVTAAGAEAIPFLKSFGVVPAAILFMIVYAKLSNMLSRENLFYVTLLPFIIFFGLFAFVMYPAREALMPQASAEALRAYLPGGWSGLAAAYENWMYSIFYILAELWGSVVLSLLFWGFANQITRVTEAKRFYSLFGLGANLALLVSGPAIVYVSDIRKHLPANVDAWQISLNYLMGMVVIAGIAILAIYWWINRNVLTDPRFYDANQTTTKKKKAKMSLGDSFKFLFTSKYILCLAILVIAYGISINLVEITWKNQVKLQYPNPNDYSTFMGWFSTMTGAVTILMMLFVGGNVIRRKGWGFAALITPVVLLVTGIGFFSFVIFRDSLLGYIAAIGSTPLFLAVMFGAAQNIMSKSAKYSLFDPTKEMAYIPLDEDSKVKGKAAVDVVGARLGKSGGSIIQMTLLAFGTLATITPYIGAILMVIIAIWIVAARSLSKQFAKLTAEQNQPTDKSDKTSEATAS